From Pseudoleptotrichia goodfellowii, a single genomic window includes:
- a CDS encoding glycyl-radical enzyme activating protein has protein sequence MEALVTAIERCATFDGPGIRTVVYFKGCPLRCKWCSNPETQKIENEVFYNEKEISPITGEYPKVAKLMTLNEIFDIVMKDEKFYRNSGGGVTLSGGEILVNVEFAIKLFEKLKEEYINTAIETTGYGNYKEFEKLAKLTDTVLFDIKHMNSQKHKEYTAVSNELILENLEKLSKWHKNIIMRFPLIKGVNDDDVNVEETAKFLKKINLIDVDVLPYHTMGVEKYRKLRRPYPMKTLEKHTKEELEHVIELMRGVGIRARINN, from the coding sequence ATGGAGGCTCTTGTTACTGCAATAGAGAGATGTGCTACATTTGACGGTCCCGGAATAAGAACCGTCGTTTATTTTAAAGGTTGTCCTCTAAGATGTAAATGGTGTTCAAATCCTGAAACACAAAAAATTGAAAATGAAGTTTTCTATAATGAAAAGGAAATTTCACCTATTACGGGAGAATACCCTAAAGTAGCCAAGCTGATGACATTAAATGAAATTTTTGATATTGTTATGAAAGATGAAAAATTTTATCGTAATTCCGGTGGCGGTGTAACCTTAAGCGGTGGAGAAATACTTGTAAATGTAGAATTTGCTATAAAATTGTTTGAAAAATTAAAAGAAGAATATATAAATACAGCAATAGAAACCACAGGATACGGAAATTATAAAGAATTTGAAAAATTGGCAAAGCTGACTGATACGGTTTTGTTTGATATAAAGCATATGAATAGTCAAAAGCACAAAGAATACACTGCCGTTTCAAATGAACTGATACTGGAAAATTTGGAAAAATTATCCAAATGGCACAAAAATATAATTATGCGGTTTCCGTTGATTAAAGGAGTAAATGACGATGATGTTAATGTTGAAGAAACAGCAAAGTTTTTAAAAAAAATAAATTTAATAGATGTAGATGTTCTTCCTTACCATACGATGGGAGTTGAAAAATACAGAAAATTAAGAAGACCTTATCCTATGAAGACTTTAGAAAAGCATACAAAAGAAGAGTTGGAGCATGTAATAGAACTTATGAGAGGTGTGGGAATAAGAGCCAGAATAAATAATTAA
- a CDS encoding glycyl radical protein, which produces MKEYVLKSERVKKLRESALSKFPGVSVERGRLLTKAYKEHAGKSKYIVRAYAVKEILENMTIYIKDGELIVGNQSVDERTAPFFPEYAVDWIADELKEKGNFDSRDGDKFRIPEEEIPEMLEICEWWKGKTLKDKAHAQMPKEIKEAGTVKIIHGEGNMTSGDGHIVPSFEKVLEKGLRGIIEEARESREKVDITVYGGYNKVDFLKSVEIVAEAVINFAHRYADLALKLAQTEKDDTRKKELLQIYENCMNVPENPAKTFWEGVQAIWFVHLVIQIESNGHSASLGRVDQYLYSLYKKDVLEGNTDREFAKEMLQCLWVKLYSVIKVRSTSHSGYGAGYPTYQNVTLGGSKPNGKDCTNELSYLILESVGENKLTQPNLAVRYHANSPEKFIRECASVAATGFGMPAMHTDEIIIPALLNKGVDFRDAYNYTMVGCVEVAVPGKWGYRCTGMTFLNLVKATELVLNDGYDNRTGLQMLKGQGKLTDFETYDDLWKAWENHIKHYTKLTVALDALADTHLEEFPDILLSSLVDSCIERGLTAKEGGAVYDIVSGLQVGIANAANSLYALKTVVYDNKILTREEVYNALQNDYAGEEGERIRKILLEVPKYGNDIDEVDEFAEKVYWSYINEIQKYHNTRYGRGPKNGGYGVSTSGISSNVPMGTVSGATPDGRKAYTPAAEGGSPTQGTDTNGPTAVLNSVNKLPTMMITGGQLLNQKYSPELVRTPVQFEKFVDVIKSFIASKGWHIQFNIISSDTLKEAQVEPEKHRDIIVRVAGYCAQFVTLDKTTQCDIISRTEQRL; this is translated from the coding sequence ATGAAAGAATATGTTTTAAAAAGTGAAAGAGTAAAGAAACTTAGAGAATCTGCATTATCAAAGTTTCCGGGTGTAAGTGTGGAAAGGGGAAGACTGTTGACTAAAGCATATAAAGAACATGCAGGAAAATCCAAATATATTGTGAGAGCTTATGCAGTAAAAGAAATACTGGAAAATATGACTATATACATTAAAGACGGTGAACTGATTGTCGGAAATCAGTCCGTAGATGAAAGAACTGCACCGTTTTTTCCTGAATATGCAGTAGACTGGATTGCAGATGAATTGAAAGAAAAAGGAAATTTTGATTCAAGGGACGGAGATAAATTTCGTATACCTGAAGAAGAAATCCCGGAAATGCTTGAAATATGTGAATGGTGGAAAGGTAAAACATTAAAAGATAAAGCCCATGCTCAAATGCCTAAAGAAATTAAAGAGGCGGGAACTGTAAAAATAATCCACGGAGAAGGAAATATGACATCAGGGGACGGGCATATAGTACCTTCATTTGAAAAAGTTTTGGAAAAAGGATTAAGAGGAATAATAGAAGAAGCAAGAGAATCCAGAGAAAAAGTGGATATAACAGTATACGGAGGATATAATAAAGTTGATTTTCTGAAATCGGTTGAAATTGTTGCAGAAGCGGTAATAAATTTTGCTCATAGATATGCGGACTTGGCATTAAAATTGGCTCAAACTGAAAAAGACGACACAAGAAAAAAAGAATTACTTCAAATATATGAAAATTGTATGAATGTACCTGAAAATCCTGCGAAAACATTTTGGGAAGGGGTACAGGCAATATGGTTCGTTCATTTGGTAATACAAATTGAAAGTAACGGGCATTCTGCATCTTTGGGAAGAGTAGACCAGTATTTATATTCTTTGTATAAAAAAGATGTTCTTGAAGGAAATACAGATAGAGAATTTGCAAAAGAAATGCTGCAATGCTTATGGGTAAAACTTTATTCTGTAATAAAAGTGAGATCAACTTCCCATTCAGGCTATGGAGCAGGTTATCCGACTTATCAGAATGTTACTTTGGGAGGTTCCAAACCTAACGGAAAAGACTGTACAAATGAATTGAGTTATCTGATTCTTGAAAGTGTGGGAGAAAACAAACTTACACAACCTAATCTGGCAGTCAGATACCATGCAAATTCTCCTGAAAAATTTATAAGAGAATGTGCTTCTGTAGCAGCTACAGGATTCGGAATGCCTGCAATGCATACTGATGAAATAATTATACCTGCATTATTAAATAAAGGAGTGGATTTTAGAGATGCCTATAATTATACAATGGTGGGATGTGTAGAAGTAGCTGTTCCGGGAAAATGGGGTTACAGATGTACAGGAATGACATTTTTAAATCTTGTAAAAGCAACAGAACTTGTTTTAAATGACGGTTATGATAACAGAACAGGATTGCAAATGCTTAAAGGACAAGGAAAACTTACAGATTTTGAAACTTATGACGACTTGTGGAAAGCTTGGGAAAATCATATTAAACATTATACAAAGCTTACTGTTGCACTTGATGCACTTGCCGATACTCATTTAGAAGAATTTCCGGATATATTGTTATCAAGCCTGGTTGATTCATGTATAGAAAGAGGACTTACTGCAAAAGAAGGAGGAGCTGTTTACGATATAGTTTCAGGATTGCAGGTAGGTATTGCAAATGCTGCAAATTCATTGTATGCTTTAAAAACTGTAGTGTATGATAACAAAATATTGACAAGGGAAGAAGTTTATAATGCGTTGCAAAACGATTACGCAGGGGAAGAAGGGGAAAGAATAAGAAAAATATTATTGGAAGTACCTAAATACGGAAATGATATAGATGAAGTGGATGAGTTTGCCGAAAAAGTTTACTGGTCATACATTAATGAAATACAGAAATATCATAATACAAGATATGGAAGAGGACCGAAAAACGGAGGTTACGGAGTTTCTACTTCGGGAATATCTTCAAATGTACCGATGGGAACTGTGAGCGGTGCTACACCTGACGGAAGAAAGGCATATACTCCTGCAGCTGAAGGAGGTTCCCCTACACAAGGAACTGATACAAACGGACCTACAGCAGTATTAAATTCTGTAAATAAATTACCGACTATGATGATTACAGGAGGGCAATTATTAAATCAGAAATATTCTCCTGAATTGGTACGAACTCCTGTACAGTTTGAAAAGTTTGTTGATGTAATAAAATCCTTTATTGCTTCAAAAGGATGGCATATTCAGTTTAATATTATTTCAAGTGATACTTTAAAAGAAGCACAGGTAGAGCCTGAAAAACATAGAGATATAATTGTAAGAGTTGCAGGTTATTGTGCACAATTTGTAACACTTGATAAAACTACACAATGCGATATTATTTCCAGAACAGAGCAAAGATTATAA
- a CDS encoding phosphoglycerate kinase has product MAKKTLKDLDVKGKKVLVRVDFNVPIKDGVITDDNRIIAALPTLKYILENGGKVIAFSHLGKVKAEEDKVSKTLAPVAKRLEEVLGKPVKFIPETRGAKLEAAINELKDGEILMFENTRFEDLDGKKESKNDPELGKYWASLGDVFVNDAFGTAHRAHASNVGIASNLKESAVGFLVEKEIDFIGGAVDNPVRPLVAILGGAKVSDKIGVIENLLDKADKVIIGGGMMFTFLKAQGKNTGASLLEEDKVELAKSLIEKAKTKGVELVLPIDTVVAKEFKNDTEFKTVSVDDIEDGWMGLDIGEKSIALFKEKLNGAKTVVWNGPMGVFEMPNFAKGTIGVCEAIANLSDAKTIIGGGDSAAAAIQLGYAEKFSHISTGGGASLEYLEGKELPGVAAISEKKSCCCGH; this is encoded by the coding sequence ATGGCTAAAAAAACATTAAAAGATTTGGATGTAAAAGGTAAAAAAGTATTGGTAAGAGTAGATTTTAACGTACCTATAAAAGACGGAGTAATCACTGATGATAACAGAATTATCGCAGCATTACCGACTTTAAAGTACATTTTGGAAAACGGAGGAAAAGTTATTGCATTTTCGCATTTGGGAAAAGTTAAAGCCGAAGAAGATAAAGTGTCAAAAACTTTGGCACCTGTTGCGAAAAGACTTGAAGAAGTTTTAGGAAAACCTGTAAAATTCATTCCTGAAACAAGAGGGGCAAAATTGGAAGCTGCAATTAACGAATTAAAAGACGGGGAAATTTTAATGTTTGAAAACACAAGATTTGAAGATCTTGACGGTAAAAAAGAATCTAAAAATGATCCTGAATTAGGAAAATACTGGGCATCTTTAGGAGATGTATTTGTAAATGATGCATTCGGTACTGCACACAGAGCACATGCTTCAAATGTAGGAATTGCTTCAAACCTTAAAGAATCCGCAGTAGGATTTTTAGTTGAAAAAGAAATAGACTTTATCGGAGGGGCTGTAGATAATCCTGTAAGACCTTTGGTTGCTATTTTGGGAGGAGCAAAAGTTTCCGATAAAATAGGAGTAATCGAAAACTTGTTGGATAAAGCCGACAAAGTAATAATCGGTGGAGGAATGATGTTTACTTTCCTTAAAGCACAAGGAAAAAATACAGGAGCTTCATTGCTTGAAGAAGATAAAGTGGAACTTGCAAAATCGTTGATTGAAAAAGCGAAAACAAAAGGCGTGGAACTTGTATTGCCTATAGATACAGTTGTAGCGAAAGAATTTAAAAATGATACTGAATTTAAAACAGTTTCAGTAGATGATATTGAAGACGGATGGATGGGACTTGATATAGGAGAAAAATCTATCGCATTATTTAAAGAAAAATTAAACGGAGCAAAAACAGTAGTATGGAACGGGCCTATGGGAGTATTTGAAATGCCTAACTTTGCTAAAGGAACAATCGGTGTTTGTGAAGCAATAGCAAATTTAAGCGATGCAAAAACAATAATCGGAGGAGGAGATTCGGCAGCTGCAGCAATTCAGTTAGGGTATGCTGAAAAATTCTCTCATATTTCTACAGGAGGAGGAGCTTCTCTTGAGTATCTTGAAGGAAAAGAATTACCGGGAGTAGCTGCAATATCCGAGAAAAAATCATGCTGCTGCGGGCATTAA
- the nadN gene encoding NAD nucleotidase produces MKKLLVIGLIAAMSLTANAKAVKKGAVQKSRPLEVNIIHINDHHSHLEEEKMDLVLDGKKTTVHIGGFPRINQRINELMKTGKNNLVLHGGDALSGTLYYTLFKGKADAALMNAGKFDLFTLGNHEFDDGNKVLKDFLDELKIPTISANVVPDKGSILEGKWVPYVIKKIGGQDVAIVGIDVVGKTVRSSSPGKDIKFLDEIETAKKVVEELQAKGINKIIFLSHAGYERNLEMAEKVSGIDVIITGDTHYLLGEEFKEYGLKPVAEYPKKIMSPAGEPVYVAEAWSYSYLVGNLKAKFDEKGVITELKANPTIIIGDDLFERKNDKGEVYKLEGKEKEDVIKYVNSRKDIKFVKEEANSKKVLERYKAEKNALGKKMIGKIKEEIPGGSANRIPNDKNPQGSIATRLVSETVLHKLRNMGTGEIDLVILNSGGIRMNLSPGDFSYDNAYTLLPFTSNTIYILNMSGAEIKQVIEDSLDFALSGGSSGAFPYGAGIRFEATKVGQLGTRVKKVEVFDVKANKWVPIDMKKMYNVGTNSYVAKGKDGYTTFGKVNEQRPGVDTHLGVETAFIEYLKEKGEIAKPDSSNVIFKY; encoded by the coding sequence ATGAAAAAATTACTTGTGATAGGGCTTATCGCAGCTATGAGTCTTACCGCTAATGCAAAAGCTGTAAAGAAAGGAGCTGTCCAAAAATCAAGACCTCTTGAAGTGAATATTATTCACATAAACGATCACCATTCTCATTTGGAAGAAGAAAAAATGGATTTGGTTTTGGACGGTAAAAAAACAACGGTTCATATCGGAGGATTTCCAAGAATAAACCAGAGAATAAACGAACTTATGAAAACAGGTAAAAATAACCTTGTATTGCATGGCGGAGATGCTTTGTCAGGAACATTGTATTATACTTTGTTTAAAGGAAAAGCCGATGCAGCACTTATGAATGCGGGAAAATTTGATTTATTTACATTGGGAAATCATGAATTTGATGACGGAAATAAAGTGCTTAAAGATTTCCTTGATGAATTGAAAATACCTACAATTTCTGCAAATGTAGTGCCTGATAAAGGAAGTATCCTTGAAGGTAAATGGGTACCTTATGTAATCAAAAAAATCGGAGGACAGGACGTTGCTATCGTAGGAATAGACGTAGTAGGAAAAACTGTAAGATCTTCAAGTCCGGGAAAAGATATTAAATTTTTGGATGAAATAGAAACTGCCAAAAAAGTAGTTGAAGAACTTCAGGCAAAAGGAATCAATAAAATTATATTCCTGTCTCATGCAGGGTATGAAAGAAACCTTGAAATGGCTGAAAAAGTTTCAGGAATCGACGTTATAATAACAGGAGATACTCACTATCTTTTAGGAGAAGAGTTTAAAGAATACGGCTTAAAACCTGTTGCTGAATATCCTAAAAAAATAATGTCGCCTGCAGGAGAGCCTGTTTATGTAGCTGAAGCATGGAGTTATTCTTATCTTGTAGGAAACTTGAAAGCAAAATTCGATGAAAAAGGTGTAATTACAGAATTAAAAGCAAATCCTACAATCATAATAGGAGACGACCTTTTTGAAAGAAAAAATGATAAAGGTGAAGTTTACAAACTTGAAGGAAAAGAAAAAGAAGATGTTATAAAATATGTAAACAGCAGAAAAGATATCAAATTTGTAAAAGAAGAAGCTAATTCCAAAAAAGTTCTTGAAAGATATAAAGCTGAGAAAAATGCTTTAGGTAAAAAAATGATAGGTAAAATTAAAGAGGAAATACCGGGAGGATCTGCAAACAGAATACCTAATGATAAAAATCCTCAAGGATCTATAGCTACAAGACTTGTTTCCGAAACAGTTTTACATAAATTGAGAAATATGGGTACAGGAGAAATCGACCTTGTAATATTAAATTCAGGAGGAATAAGAATGAATTTAAGTCCGGGAGACTTCTCTTATGACAATGCTTACACATTATTACCGTTTACTTCCAATACTATTTATATATTGAATATGAGTGGTGCGGAAATCAAACAGGTTATAGAAGATTCGTTAGACTTTGCTCTTAGCGGAGGATCTTCGGGAGCATTCCCTTACGGTGCAGGTATCAGATTTGAAGCTACTAAAGTCGGACAATTGGGAACAAGAGTTAAAAAAGTCGAAGTATTTGACGTAAAAGCAAATAAATGGGTACCGATAGACATGAAAAAAATGTATAATGTAGGAACAAACTCATATGTAGCAAAAGGAAAAGACGGATATACTACATTCGGAAAAGTAAACGAACAAAGACCGGGTGTTGATACTCACTTAGGTGTGGAAACAGCATTTATAGAATACTTGAAAGAAAAAGGAGAAATAGCAAAACCTGATTCTTCAAATGTAATCTTTAAATACTAA
- a CDS encoding MazG nucleotide pyrophosphohydrolase domain-containing protein codes for MIYLSEKKELKEDMTIKEFQFLIKHIEQGSLKDEEIGKNPEDKKENSRRLILKLIEEFGELAENVRKNIRYDGGNIKGTIEEELFDIFYYIAAIANDYGIDLEDIFYIKDKVNIVKYKREFTIEEGREKYRKIKEKV; via the coding sequence ATGATATATTTGTCCGAAAAAAAAGAATTGAAAGAAGATATGACAATAAAAGAATTTCAGTTTTTAATAAAACATATAGAACAGGGAAGTTTGAAAGATGAAGAGATCGGAAAAAATCCCGAAGATAAAAAAGAAAACAGTCGAAGACTTATATTAAAATTAATTGAGGAATTTGGGGAACTTGCGGAAAATGTAAGAAAAAATATCCGATATGACGGGGGAAATATAAAAGGTACTATAGAAGAAGAACTTTTTGATATTTTTTATTATATTGCCGCAATAGCAAATGATTACGGTATTGATTTGGAAGATATTTTTTATATTAAAGACAAAGTAAATATAGTTAAATATAAAAGAGAATTTACAATAGAAGAAGGCAGAGAAAAATATAGAAAAATAAAAGAAAAAGTTTAA
- a CDS encoding MliC family protein, translated as MKINKKVMAGIIGALLAVSCASGGSNKTAATMDKESSVPVTVSESTVSSDMTANKSTDTNMMQNDTMTSETQTTADSNKKTFTCGKETVMVEYNSATDSVSLTNSKGTYELKRAKAASGELYKDAKGLSIHMKGDEAVYKTSAKAKDVSCKAE; from the coding sequence ATGAAAATAAACAAAAAAGTTATGGCGGGAATAATCGGAGCTTTATTGGCAGTGAGCTGTGCTTCAGGAGGAAGCAATAAAACAGCGGCAACTATGGATAAAGAAAGTTCTGTACCTGTAACTGTGAGTGAAAGTACTGTATCTTCTGATATGACTGCGAATAAAAGTACAGACACAAACATGATGCAAAATGATACAATGACTTCGGAAACACAGACAACAGCTGACAGTAATAAAAAAACTTTTACTTGCGGGAAAGAAACTGTAATGGTGGAATATAATTCGGCTACTGATTCAGTGAGTTTAACTAACAGCAAAGGAACTTACGAATTGAAAAGAGCCAAAGCTGCAAGCGGTGAGCTTTATAAAGATGCTAAAGGGCTTTCTATCCACATGAAAGGAGATGAAGCTGTTTATAAAACATCTGCCAAAGCAAAAGACGTAAGTTGTAAAGCGGAATAA
- the epsC gene encoding serine O-acetyltransferase EpsC: MSKIFKWLKSEINNIKEKDPAVKSKIEVLLYPSFYAVINHRISNFLYRKKLFFLARFISQSSRFFTGIEIHSGATLGERIFFDHGMGIVIGETAIIGNDCVIFHGVTLGGVNSSKTKRHPTLKNNVIVGTGAKILGNITIGENVKIGANSVVLKDIPDNAVAVGMPARVKKRTL; the protein is encoded by the coding sequence ATGAGTAAAATATTTAAATGGCTGAAAAGCGAAATTAATAATATAAAGGAAAAAGATCCTGCTGTGAAAAGTAAAATTGAAGTACTGCTTTATCCTTCTTTTTACGCAGTTATAAATCATAGAATAAGTAATTTTTTATACAGAAAAAAGCTGTTTTTTTTAGCAAGGTTTATTTCCCAGTCTTCACGATTTTTCACGGGTATTGAAATACATTCGGGAGCAACTTTGGGAGAAAGAATTTTTTTCGATCACGGTATGGGAATAGTCATAGGAGAAACTGCAATTATAGGAAATGACTGTGTTATTTTTCACGGTGTTACTCTGGGCGGAGTAAATTCCTCAAAGACAAAAAGGCATCCCACATTGAAAAATAATGTCATTGTAGGAACAGGAGCAAAAATCCTCGGGAATATCACTATCGGAGAAAATGTAAAAATAGGAGCAAATTCAGTCGTGTTAAAAGACATTCCCGATAACGCCGTTGCTGTGGGAATGCCTGCCCGAGTTAAAAAAAGGACTCTGTAG
- the cysK gene encoding cysteine synthase A, producing the protein MIYENILELIGNTPVVKLNLEKEENIADVYIKLEKYNLGGSVKDRAALGIIEAAEKDGKLQKGGTIVEPTSGNTGIPLALIGKLKGYKVIIIMPDTASVERRDIIKALGAELILTDGAKGMKGSIAEAERIVAENPGYFLPQQFENPANPQKHYDTTANEILADFPVLDAFVAGIGTAGTLVGVAKKLKEERPNTKIFGVEPVKSPVIFGGEPGKHVIQGIGAGFIPKNYDGSVVDEIIQVTDEEVLEYGLRASREDGLFLGISSGAAIAAAYKVAKQLGKDKKVLAVAPDGGEKYLSVALYK; encoded by the coding sequence ATGATTTATGAAAACATTTTGGAGCTTATCGGAAATACACCTGTAGTAAAACTCAATCTTGAGAAAGAAGAAAATATTGCAGATGTGTACATCAAACTTGAAAAATACAATCTCGGAGGGAGTGTAAAAGACCGTGCTGCATTGGGGATAATAGAAGCGGCTGAAAAAGACGGTAAATTGCAAAAAGGCGGAACCATTGTAGAGCCTACTTCGGGAAACACGGGGATTCCTCTTGCACTGATAGGAAAACTCAAAGGATACAAAGTCATTATTATAATGCCTGATACTGCAAGTGTGGAAAGAAGAGACATTATCAAAGCACTCGGAGCGGAACTTATTCTGACTGACGGGGCTAAAGGAATGAAAGGCTCTATCGCTGAAGCTGAAAGAATAGTCGCAGAAAATCCGGGATATTTCCTACCGCAACAGTTTGAAAATCCTGCAAATCCTCAAAAACACTATGATACTACTGCAAATGAGATTTTAGCGGACTTTCCTGTGTTAGATGCTTTCGTCGCAGGAATAGGTACTGCAGGAACTTTGGTCGGAGTAGCAAAAAAACTGAAAGAAGAAAGACCCAACACAAAAATATTCGGTGTCGAGCCTGTAAAATCTCCTGTAATTTTTGGAGGAGAGCCGGGAAAACACGTTATTCAGGGAATCGGAGCTGGATTTATTCCTAAAAACTATGACGGAAGTGTTGTTGACGAGATAATTCAGGTTACAGACGAAGAGGTATTGGAATACGGATTGAGAGCTTCCAGAGAAGACGGACTTTTCCTTGGAATCTCTTCGGGAGCGGCTATAGCGGCAGCATATAAAGTGGCAAAACAACTCGGAAAAGATAAAAAAGTTCTTGCTGTTGCCCCTGACGGAGGAGAAAAATATCTTTCGGTAGCACTTTATAAATAG
- a CDS encoding winged helix-turn-helix transcriptional regulator, producing the protein MKQYILGIEATIEIFGGKWKALIVYMLMLGTKRTGELQRLIPGISQKVLIEQLRELEKDGIIERRTYDEMPPKVEYYLTEYGNTFSEILYAMCYWGRENIKLRRERGENVMLLDKKEALKLKKKELL; encoded by the coding sequence ATGAAACAGTATATTTTAGGCATTGAAGCAACTATTGAAATATTCGGCGGAAAATGGAAAGCTCTTATTGTCTATATGCTTATGCTCGGAACTAAAAGAACGGGAGAATTACAGCGACTGATTCCCGGTATTTCTCAGAAAGTTCTCATTGAGCAGCTTCGGGAACTGGAAAAAGACGGCATTATAGAAAGACGTACTTATGATGAAATGCCGCCAAAAGTGGAATATTATCTGACAGAATACGGAAATACTTTTTCGGAAATTCTCTATGCTATGTGCTATTGGGGCAGAGAAAATATTAAATTAAGACGTGAAAGAGGCGAAAATGTTATGCTGCTTGATAAAAAAGAAGCATTAAAATTAAAGAAGAAAGAATTACTCTGA
- a CDS encoding NAD(P)H-dependent oxidoreductase has protein sequence MKTLVILVHPDMENSKANKRWKEELLKYPDEIEIHELYKEYPDWNINVKKEQELIEKYDHIIFQFPLYWFSCPPLLKKWFDDVFEYNWAYGPEGNKLKGKKMGLAVTTGGRKEYYTHGGENKFTLDELFIPFEAAINYAKAEYLPCFSVFAVSPNVKGPTEEEIEKNVKEYIAHIQKTGNRK, from the coding sequence ATGAAAACATTGGTAATTTTAGTACATCCGGATATGGAAAACTCCAAAGCAAACAAAAGATGGAAAGAGGAGCTTTTAAAATATCCCGATGAAATAGAAATTCATGAGCTGTATAAAGAATATCCCGATTGGAATATAAATGTGAAAAAAGAGCAGGAGCTGATTGAAAAATATGATCATATTATTTTTCAGTTTCCTTTGTACTGGTTCAGTTGTCCTCCGTTATTAAAAAAATGGTTTGATGATGTTTTTGAATATAACTGGGCATACGGTCCTGAAGGAAATAAACTGAAAGGCAAGAAAATGGGGTTAGCCGTAACTACAGGAGGAAGAAAAGAATATTATACTCACGGAGGAGAAAATAAATTTACTCTTGATGAGTTGTTTATACCTTTCGAGGCTGCGATAAATTATGCAAAAGCTGAATATTTGCCATGTTTCAGTGTTTTTGCAGTATCTCCTAACGTGAAAGGTCCTACTGAAGAAGAAATAGAGAAAAACGTAAAAGAATATATTGCACATATTCAAAAAACAGGAAATCGGAAATAA
- a CDS encoding YciI family protein encodes MFIANLKYKKSLEEVNKVLESHLEYLDKYYKKGKFICSGRRFFPEMGGIILFNSDNLEEAKKIMYEDPFYTEEIADYEIIEFEAKIYDEKFSDFLISK; translated from the coding sequence ATGTTTATAGCAAATTTAAAATATAAAAAGTCTTTGGAAGAAGTAAATAAAGTATTGGAAAGTCATCTTGAATATCTGGATAAATACTATAAAAAAGGAAAATTTATCTGTTCGGGACGTAGGTTTTTTCCCGAGATGGGAGGAATAATATTATTCAACTCCGACAATCTTGAAGAAGCAAAGAAAATTATGTATGAAGATCCTTTTTATACAGAAGAAATAGCAGACTATGAAATAATAGAATTTGAAGCAAAAATATATGATGAAAAGTTTTCTGATTTTTTGATTTCAAAATAA